CTTTTCATTTCATCCTAGGCCCCTCACTAGTACTAACTTAACTAACTAAATTTACGGATTGCGTTCCACCACCGGATATGAAAACAATGGTTTATTCAGCATGTTATTCAGACTGCATAGTTTCACTTGTCGTAATAAGACCAAAGGATTAAGAGAAAAATATCCGGTCCAAATATTCTAAAGATTAAAGAGGAAAATCTCAAAAAATCAATcccaaacaaaaataaataaatagccCTTTGCAGTCAGTATATccggaaaatatgtaaaatatgactctagaaggtatttattactgatataacatgatttcaagtgttaaaatcgataaggtataaatagatatgttcctatttcatgtcatctcggttgatctcagttcatctcggtaaattacgtcatctcggtaaaaagGAGGACCCTCCTGTAGGTCTGGAGAGGTCTTGTTGACCCCGTCTTACTCTTACCCATGTTGATTGTTGcctattgtttatttatattttttctcgATATTTTCATAGGAAATGATGTCGTAATTGTTAAGAACGGACGTCGAATCTGCGGTACCGGCGCAGCTCTGGCAAGCGCCCCTCTCGTACAGAACAAAGcctttttcgaaatcaaaattcaatcaaCAGGTGTGTATCAGTTGCGATGTGCTTAGATTTCGATGAgaatcagttttttttatttacgaCCTCATCCTGAGTCTAAGcccatttttgttttatgactTATACCTTAAGATTATTGTAAATCCGAACCGAGGTCTAGGTTTCGACGACAATCTTCAAATTTTAGCCTTCGAACTAGGATCCGTGCCGGTGAGCCTGGTTCTAAAACTTGACATTTATTCTAAAGTTTATTAGATTCGGGTTTTTTTTTCCGTTTCGACAGGTGTCTGGGGCGTTGGCGTGGCGACGAAGAAATGCGACGTTCAGAAAGTTCCGCTCGGTACCGACACGGAATCATGGGTTCTACGACACACGGGCTTCATTCATCACGGCAACGAACAAATCATCAAACTTTCCGAATGTCCACAAGAGGGCGACATTGTggttaatgtctatttattaattgatgagacctgtttttctgggatattttgcttactttttggggtacatacctcatttatgtcttaacagaatgccaaaaatcgcggacaacaactgaatatccgatatatttccagttctgtaccaattagatggattggcaaaaagactccttaagtccagttgaatgagagagaaaatcctccattttgtcaaatttcttggatttgaacattgttaccatgcctacgccaccctgatatagttgttgagaccccacaagaaaaataacttcatttcgtaggcatggtgacaatgtaaaaattcaagaaatttcacaaaatggaggattttctctctcattcaactggacttaaggagtctttttgccaatccatctaattggtacagaactggaaatatatcggatattcagttgttgtccgcgatttttggcattctgttaagacataaatgaggtatgtaccccaaaaactAAGCAatatatcccagaaaaacaggtctcatcaattaataaatagacattagtattGACGGCCGTAGATTGACTGCCTCGTAACTTGAAGTGTCAAAACTCTCGACTGAAATTGTGATTTTTCTCTTATTTATAGGGTTTAACTTACGATCACATTGAGTTGAATTTCTATTTAAATGGTAAAGCGCTGCATTGTCCAGTGACCGGTATTAAGGGCACATTTTATCCAGTCCTTTACGGTAAGATCACGGTTCGAAGATGCTGGTAACATCAGCTATATTTTGGGTTGGGGTGATTCGTAGAAATACCTACACACCCTTGGGAAGGGGGTGCAGAGATGGGGAGGGGTTAATTGGTGAATTACCGCACTAAGGGATGTTCTAGGATCACGAGGGCTGAAAATGCAAAGTTTTTTTTGGGGGATTAGGGGTCCACccattaaattttcaaattctagaGAAAGCAAAACATAGCCCCCAACCCCCACCGCCCTTTTCAGCGGTCCCGGCATAATGcttgaaattttaaaaatgagaaaGAGAAAATTGTGGCTTCCCTTTATGTAATGACTAATGTTTTCACACATGACAATCAGAATTTGGAAACCTTTCCCTATTTATATGATGCGTTTCTGTTTCAGTGGATGAAGGCGCCATCTTAGACGCACAGTTTTCGAATTTCTACCACGTTGCCCCGGAAGGTTTCGAACAGATTATGGTCGAACAATCGTTACTATAGCCACTGATCACCACCAGGTGGCGATACAGTGTTTATTATTGTCGTATGTTGGTTGTGATGGCGACTGATTGAGATTCAATTTTCGTCTGTACGCGATGTCGCGaaactattgaaaattaatcttTATTTCTGAAGCTGCTGCAGGCTGTTAGGTATTTATATATGTACTGTAAAGAATGCCCCGAAATGATGTCCGGCTGAAACAAAACAATCAAATCTTGAcgatcacattttgaaaaagttttgatagaatatttggCAACCTTAGTACGTGTATTGTAACATTGTGGGTTAATTATCAATCAAAACTATGTTCGGTGTAATCTGAATGCCAGACGATCTCACATATTAAGCGTTGACTGAGGTGGATATAGAGGGTGAACTCGGAGGTGCCCTGGTTTTGCGTCGTGGTAGGCCTTTTCGTCAAGACTCAAATAGTTTAAACCTGCAAATTTGACGCTTATCCTCTCAAGATTTTCATCGTTCAGGATGGATTTTTTCAAAGCTATCGAACTAAACACCCAGGTTTGGCCCCGGCTAGTGGCCCTTGAAATGGCTGCTTTATCAGAAGGAATGCCTGTTCTGGACCCCGGCCTTTCAATTTTCCTGGATCCATCCCTGAGTAGAACCCCTTTTACGGGAACAACGGCGAGTTACTTGACTAGGTGTGAGGTGTTGAGCACACGTGTGAAGCGTGCACGAACCTAAAATTTATAGAAAGGTGATGAAGTCAAATGTCGTAGGGTGTGTACACTCATGTAGCAGTTTTTACATGAAACTGCATCTCCCATTCATACAAGAGTGAAACTAGCTTAAGTCGTTGACCGACCAGTTGTCTCAAGTCATCTCAAAACCTGCAGtgttgatgatttaacaatttgttCTCACAGTTTTGCTTCATCGTCAGAGAAaccaaagaaaaaagaaactgGTGGCAAAAGTTTAGTCAAGATTTGGAAGCCATCACGGAATGAATTGTTATATCATCATCTGTGTGTTTGCCTATCTGTGACTATATATTATTAGTTTAAGTTTTAAGTTTATTGAAATAGACCATCGTGGTCCTTAATTTCATTACAataaatttctataaatacaatacgTTTAATACAATACATTACATTtcggaaaatatgaaatataatatgTACTAACGCCGTTTCTATAACCGCACCCGTCAATTTGTAAAGTAGTAAATTCGAGGATTTAACAACATGATTGAATTCTTTTCAGACCTAAGAAACAGTATTTACCTAATTTTAGCAATTCGTTCTCGTTCTGTGTACTCAATAACTGAATAGATTTATGTACAGATGggtatctataataataaggTTTTAACGATTATAAAAATCGATTTTACAAATCGGCCGATCCTAAAGGAAGTGAAACTAGCTTAAGTCTGATAAGTCGTCTCTATATTGACGAGCAACGCCTGCAGTGTTGATtatttaacaatttattttgacattttcgaagttttgactAAACTTCATCGTCGGAGAAACGAAAATAACAAAGCTGATTATAAGATTGAAAACCTACTAAGTACAAactaaaagaattttaaaatcgagaatttattcattcaaaacatctaaaatataaatgaatgaataaacttttgattttgaattgttttacaTAGGATGTACTAACATAGCTGATTATAAGATTGAAAACCCACTAAGTACAAactaaaagaattttaatatcgagaatttattcattcaaaaaatctaaaatataaatgaatgaataaactgattttaaattaaattCTTTTACATAGGATGTACTAACATAGCTGATTATTTCTGAATACTGTGATTATTATCAGTGCACCACCAGTCTCTATATTGTCGCTATATTTTTGTGTCAAGATTCGTACTATATTTGCAGTACTTCTGCTAAATGTATCTAATGTTGTCATTTACAATAACAGGGCCGTACGTACGTAGCATTTTAATTTTGGGGGGCAGAGAGGATCCCGAAAAGGGGCAGTTCTATTGGATATATAGCGATGATATTTGTAAAAAGTGGCACTTTTCCTAAATTTCTGGCAACTGCCCGCTGCCCCAACTAGATACGGCCCTTTCAAAATACGACAAAAAGCGAGTTTCATAATTGTCAAAATATCTTTAACGTTccttttatattcttgtttatGAAATGCATTTACGAGTTGTATGAGTTGTAAATACATCAGttgtaaattatcattattaccattattattattattattattattattattattattattattattattaatattatgataattTGTGTAAAGAGTCGTCgtcaaatgattaaattgaataatgaatcgtGTAAATAAAAAATGCTCGTATCGAACGTGTGAAGATCTCCTTTCTCTCGATTTTTTTCTCGCTGTTTTCTTGGATGCGTTCGATTTGAAAGCCACACTCGTTGAGTTCGGGCTTGTCACGATAGCTAGCTTGGATTCCAAAATTGATGATTCGACCCAGTACCCCTCTATGTACCAcctattcttttatttataTGTGGTACCTAGGGTACTGGGTGGAATCTTTGATTTGGAACCGCAGCTATCGTGACAAGCAGTCTGTGGATTTGGAGCTCGGGTGTCAATATTGCCCTAAATCAGGCTCGATCCAGGatatttcagatttattttgttgtatatttctatatttcttgTATACtattttgaatcaaggaaAAATAAGTGTCATGTACAGTATATACGTATATTAAGTCAAGATCCCTGAGTCGTTCCCCGCAGCTGTGGTGGGTTTGTGCATGGACTATTTGTCCTGgtttgtgtttgtttgaggAAGCTCTAGAAATTTACGACTTCGGGGCCGGGTATTTGCATAGTATCCGCACTGACTCTGTCTTGGAGggttttacaaaaaaattacgTACCAAGAGGAATTTAGCTTTTATAGGGTCAGTCCATCATGATATGGTACTCAAGGTGCGGTGGTGCTAgacaaatgattttgaatgcaAGTGGGTACAATAAAAGGCAGTTTTACGTACCGataataattttgttttaaccGTCTTAACAAGATAACATATATCCCTGTTTTACGAATCGTGTATACGCACCAACATTTCTCTTTTTGCTGACTGAAAAAAGCTGACgttacgtttttttttttttgagatTTTAACATGTGCGCGACTGTGACTGGCTGTTCGGTGACAAAGCCTGTACCCGCGAGACATTTTACGTTGGACTGTTTGATGTACGTCGAAACCTCGGCTGATTAAATTAAGAATGTTTAAAAGTTTTGATTAGCCACAGCGCACAAATGCTGAATTGAATAGAAACATAAATGGATTGTACGATTCACCCCGGACACCGCCCGAAAACTATTTGCAAACATCCATCAATTCATTAGAATGCATTTCTATAGATGCTCAATTAAGAATGCGCATTTtactctatatatatatatatatatatatatatatatatatatatatatatatatatatatatatatatatatatatatatatatatatatatatatatatatatatatatatatatatatatatatatatatatatatacatatatatatatatatatatatatatatatatatatatatatatatttatatatatatatgtatttattgttaaatatatatgtatttattcctaaaaacatatatgtatatttactGTTGGATATAGACATGTATTTATTCctagatatatatgtatttttaccaaaaaaaaatagaaaataaaaacaattcatatttttatacGTAGACGTCCCAATGAAGTTCGAAAATGTATGAAAACCTCCTAGCTAAAAATACCAATCTGCAAAGTAGATAAAAACCTCTGatgaaaagaatttaaaaacatacAACGTGAAGGTCAATCTATTCGTATTCGTgtattcaatttattcatattttactcaGTTACATAAGAATGATTTGAGCATCGAGTTTACAATTTGAATCGAGAAATATTATAGCACCCTGAGATTTCCGCTTTGCAAGCACAAGGGTAACTACGTTAAAAATCCTTAAGTAATATATCGGAGAGACGAGGCTGGACATCCAACCCGCTCAAAAGCTACAACTCGAATGTCTGATTTCTTTCAACAAATTTTCCACCAGGATACTATCACATAAGACACCAAGGGTGGCAGAGACCAGAAGGCCGTTATCAAAACAATACAAACTGACTGACACTTCAAGCACATTTCTAAAACATACAAACAGTCCGAGACTCCAAAACTGATTGCCACCCTGCCCCCTTAGtaacatcaatgaaaataagacaatatttgtaaaataagaaatagaaatcataACTAGACCTAAAAATGATCTGTTGATTTAGACTAAATTAAGTTAAATATCTACGCTGTTATAATATTACAAACTCTCAGTTCAATAGAATTCAATTATAGTATAAGTTATTGCACAATGTTTTTATATATTGCTAACTACTGCGTTATTTAAGGGGCACTGTGTCTGattcgatgtgcactacgtcatcattaTTGTCGGTTTAACATGACAATGATTGACATGTGTATTGGGGTTTATTTTGTTAATAAGATTTTATGACTCTCTTTTTGTCCATTTAAAAAATTTGCATAGCTTTTTAACGATGGATTTTATTGGCAATTAGAAAAGTGTGGGAGTGGACGttcactacgtcatcaatatcggggcgtttcaaaataacaattaacgTTACAATTTACAATTGTATCTAGGGGTGTCATGGGGTTCCACCCCCTCCCTAAAATGTCGAGGCCCCTTAGGGTTCCATCCTCAAATATTCCGGACTGAATATTTTCGAAGAATATTTaagaaagatcaaaattatgaTCTATCAACTGAAAAAATACTAACATGTAATTGTGGCAATAACTGGctattttatcaattaaagAAGATCTAAAAAAAATCACCTGTCATCTTCTTACGTAATTTAATTCGTGAAAAAAGAATCCCCGGTAAAtagataaaatatatttgtgtaTGTGAA
This sequence is a window from Tubulanus polymorphus chromosome 9, tnTubPoly1.2, whole genome shotgun sequence. Protein-coding genes within it:
- the LOC141910781 gene encoding SPRY domain-containing protein 7-like encodes the protein MAACFCCFRCCWNGTGFNAGHVRLKELPEVKLDTTSMGNDVVIVKNGRRICGTGAALASAPLVQNKAFFEIKIQSTGVWGVGVATKKCDVQKVPLGTDTESWVLRHTGFIHHGNEQIIKLSECPQEGDIVGLTYDHIELNFYLNGKALHCPVTGIKGTFYPVLYVDEGAILDAQFSNFYHVAPEGFEQIMVEQSLL